A section of the Elizabethkingia anophelis R26 genome encodes:
- a CDS encoding patatin-like phospholipase family protein, which yields MKRLLLLLIIVFSYAVKSQQKNDSLNTALHNITKDTKFGLALSGGGAKGFAHLGILKMIDSLGIKIDYITGTSMGGILGGLYAMGYNADQLKETVYKVHWHRILSNKIPYNKINISEKDEYDKYILEFPVVKGFPTLPSSYIEGQYMGEVLNTLTFNAKHINDFSRLRIPVELTSSDIENGGLVMQKKGSLPLAIRSTLAIPAAFAPVYIDGKLLVDGGLDRNFPANEVREMGADFVVGGYTGFRLFTKKEIENPMKMIYQTHAIRSVEDFKHQKALSNIMVNFVKPLGDITTKDFAKYDEIIKIGEKEAKRHLPEFVALAEAQRRLGIKYEHKMIEEVKMPTTKFTYSEEDGTPITDTNEIENIRKQMKLKEGNYYDAKTINEAIDRVFGMRQYEKVYYTYTNTGDALTMNIFVKRAKKGAFKLALHYDNEQSVGIIVNYTYRNFVFSKSRLLVTVDAAERFKARIDYQKFLDNGHRWWLNLEGKMVYLRSNDLTFRLLDIDSDDENIRFPNYMYRNITGKIAVNYNIHPNAFISFGTEFSAERMNRFLDKIDQSKVNNYSKKLYSHSNFNTFLKLEQNNLNKRYYSTRGNHLQVSTRFYYGDQYDLYDLAKVQPELNLILDPKTPFYYKPQNLISFTLNENYAQPITKRLTAKVNVFLGASFGKEKDLFPYLFLNQKYNLGGSEYNYDIMNPEFNGFRQKELPITSVAKAGLSLQYRIMKKLYLTPSFSYSILSDELSPFKNNINMIGYGLNLGYESLLGPININVSKNDFLDIWRVYFSIGFKF from the coding sequence ATGAAAAGACTGTTATTGCTTCTTATCATAGTTTTCTCTTATGCGGTAAAGTCACAGCAAAAAAACGACTCACTGAATACAGCACTACACAACATTACTAAAGACACTAAATTTGGACTAGCTCTCAGTGGTGGAGGAGCAAAAGGTTTTGCACATCTCGGAATTCTAAAAATGATAGATTCATTAGGAATTAAGATTGATTATATTACCGGTACCAGTATGGGCGGGATCCTTGGAGGACTATATGCAATGGGCTATAATGCAGATCAGTTAAAAGAGACAGTCTACAAAGTACACTGGCACAGAATCCTAAGTAATAAAATCCCATACAACAAAATCAATATCAGTGAGAAAGACGAATATGACAAGTATATTTTGGAATTTCCGGTCGTAAAGGGTTTCCCTACTCTTCCAAGCTCATATATCGAAGGTCAGTATATGGGAGAAGTTCTAAACACACTTACCTTTAATGCAAAACATATCAATGATTTTAGCAGGCTAAGAATTCCGGTTGAACTTACTTCTTCAGATATTGAAAACGGCGGATTGGTGATGCAGAAAAAAGGATCACTGCCCTTGGCCATCCGTTCTACACTGGCTATCCCTGCAGCATTTGCTCCCGTCTATATCGATGGAAAACTTTTAGTGGATGGTGGATTGGACAGAAATTTCCCTGCAAACGAAGTACGGGAAATGGGGGCTGACTTTGTTGTTGGTGGTTATACTGGATTCCGGCTTTTCACCAAAAAGGAGATCGAGAATCCGATGAAGATGATCTACCAGACACATGCTATACGTTCGGTAGAAGACTTCAAACATCAGAAAGCATTATCCAATATTATGGTGAACTTTGTAAAACCATTAGGAGATATCACCACAAAAGATTTTGCAAAGTATGACGAAATTATAAAGATTGGGGAGAAAGAAGCAAAAAGACATTTACCTGAATTTGTAGCATTGGCCGAGGCCCAGCGAAGATTAGGAATAAAGTATGAGCATAAAATGATTGAGGAGGTGAAAATGCCGACCACAAAATTTACCTATAGTGAAGAGGATGGAACCCCAATTACAGATACAAACGAAATAGAAAATATCCGCAAACAGATGAAACTGAAAGAGGGTAACTATTACGATGCTAAAACGATAAATGAAGCAATAGATCGTGTATTCGGAATGCGACAGTACGAAAAAGTGTATTATACTTACACCAATACAGGGGATGCTCTTACAATGAATATCTTTGTAAAAAGGGCTAAAAAAGGCGCATTTAAACTCGCTCTGCATTATGACAACGAACAGTCTGTAGGAATTATCGTTAACTATACTTACCGGAATTTTGTTTTCAGTAAATCCAGATTATTAGTAACTGTAGATGCTGCGGAACGTTTTAAAGCGAGAATAGATTATCAGAAATTTTTAGACAATGGGCACCGCTGGTGGTTAAATCTGGAAGGAAAGATGGTATACCTTCGTAGTAATGACCTAACATTCAGGCTTCTTGACATAGACAGCGATGACGAAAATATAAGGTTCCCGAACTACATGTACAGAAACATTACCGGGAAGATTGCAGTAAACTATAATATCCACCCAAATGCTTTTATCTCTTTCGGAACTGAATTTAGTGCGGAGCGAATGAACCGCTTTCTGGATAAGATAGATCAGTCAAAAGTAAATAACTATAGCAAAAAGCTGTACAGCCATAGTAACTTTAATACATTCCTAAAGCTTGAACAAAATAACCTGAATAAAAGATATTATTCCACCAGAGGGAATCACTTGCAGGTAAGTACAAGATTTTATTACGGAGATCAGTATGATTTGTATGATCTGGCAAAAGTCCAGCCTGAGTTAAATTTAATCCTGGATCCTAAAACACCATTCTATTATAAACCTCAAAATTTGATTTCATTTACTTTAAATGAGAATTATGCACAGCCTATTACCAAAAGACTTACAGCTAAAGTGAACGTTTTCTTGGGGGCAAGTTTTGGCAAAGAAAAAGATTTGTTTCCATACCTGTTTCTAAACCAAAAATATAATTTAGGTGGCAGTGAATATAATTATGATATCATGAACCCGGAATTTAATGGTTTTCGCCAAAAAGAACTACCTATAACCTCTGTTGCTAAAGCAGGATTATCTCTGCAATACAGAATTATGAAAAAACTATACCTTACACCTTCTTTTAGCTACAGTATACTCAGTGATGAGCTTTCACCATTCAAAAATAATATCAATATGATCGGATATGGACTAAATTTAGGTTACGAATCTCTATTAGGCCCTATTAACATTAATGTTTCTAAAAATGATTTTCTCGACATCTGGAGGGTATATTTCAGTATAGGATTTAAGTTCTGA
- a CDS encoding putative quinol monooxygenase, translating to MKIYLTAILKAKEEKRIELLPILQNMVENTLKEKGCIKYELQQGIENENLFIFHEIWESSEGLEYHNQQDYIKAFSSKAEEFLEEPAQIYLADLI from the coding sequence ATGAAAATCTATTTAACAGCTATATTAAAAGCTAAAGAAGAAAAAAGAATAGAGTTATTACCGATCCTTCAGAACATGGTTGAAAATACTCTGAAAGAAAAAGGCTGCATCAAATATGAACTGCAACAAGGAATTGAAAATGAGAACTTATTTATTTTTCATGAGATATGGGAAAGTTCGGAAGGGTTAGAGTACCACAATCAGCAAGATTATATAAAGGCTTTTTCATCCAAAGCTGAAGAGTTTTTAGAAGAGCCCGCACAAATATATCTGGCAGATCTGATTTAG
- a CDS encoding NAD-dependent epimerase/dehydratase family protein, translated as MKKVLITGITGYIGGSVAKLLLAKNYEVYGLVRKAEDVSKVEQFGAKAVVGNINDYKLLCDICRDIDVIIHTAESADDAYAATNFLKILEGTGKTFIFTSGSAILGGKENGERSDFQFTEDIPLSPRLEMSLRVNINKAVLQAAQKNIRSIVIVPTMVYGEGIGLKKESIQVPALVKFSIEKGKGIYIEKGENIWSNLHIEDLAELYLLALEKAKPGALYYAENGASSIKEIATTISEKYKLEHAESISIYEAIQYFGEAGAYFGFASNSYCNADKARTELDWKPKFNNIHKYI; from the coding sequence ATGAAAAAGGTTCTAATTACAGGAATCACTGGTTATATAGGAGGTTCTGTAGCTAAATTACTTCTTGCTAAGAATTATGAGGTTTATGGCTTGGTAAGAAAAGCAGAGGATGTATCCAAAGTAGAGCAGTTTGGAGCTAAGGCTGTTGTAGGAAATATAAATGACTATAAGTTGTTGTGTGATATATGTCGTGATATCGATGTTATTATTCATACGGCGGAATCAGCTGATGATGCTTATGCTGCAACTAATTTTTTAAAGATATTGGAAGGAACAGGAAAGACATTTATTTTTACTTCAGGATCAGCTATCCTGGGGGGAAAAGAAAATGGTGAAAGATCAGACTTTCAATTTACAGAAGACATTCCGCTATCTCCAAGATTAGAAATGTCATTGCGTGTAAACATTAATAAGGCGGTATTACAGGCAGCACAAAAAAATATAAGAAGTATTGTTATAGTACCAACAATGGTTTATGGAGAAGGCATAGGACTGAAAAAAGAAAGTATACAAGTCCCTGCTCTTGTGAAATTTTCAATAGAAAAAGGAAAAGGTATTTATATAGAAAAGGGGGAGAATATCTGGTCTAATCTGCATATTGAGGACCTTGCTGAATTATACCTATTGGCTTTAGAGAAGGCAAAACCAGGTGCTCTTTATTATGCGGAGAATGGAGCATCTTCTATCAAGGAAATTGCAACTACGATTTCAGAAAAGTATAAACTTGAACATGCAGAAAGCATTTCTATATATGAGGCTATTCAATACTTTGGAGAAGCGGGAGCTTATTTTGGTTTTGCCTCTAATAGTTATTGTAATGCTGATAAAGCAAGGACTGAACTAGACTGGAAACCTAAGTTTAATAATATTCATAAATATATTTAA
- a CDS encoding NAD(P)H-dependent oxidoreductase: MGNIFIINGGQTFAHSGGAFNKSITGWTKEVLEKEGFKVRISNVNDEFDAVQEAENFKWADVVVYHFPVWWFQVPNRLKFYIDEVFTAGHKNGIYESDGRSRTNPKINYGTGGLMHGKKYFVTSSWNAPDTAFTMEGEFFQQKSVDEGVLFGFHRMNAFTGMTHLGSFHFHDMEKNATAERVNQYETEYKEYIQSIFAKEKYILQN; this comes from the coding sequence ATGGGAAATATATTTATAATTAATGGAGGACAAACTTTTGCACATTCAGGTGGTGCTTTTAATAAATCAATTACAGGGTGGACAAAAGAAGTTCTGGAAAAAGAAGGTTTTAAAGTAAGGATTAGTAATGTCAATGACGAGTTTGATGCTGTACAGGAAGCTGAAAATTTTAAATGGGCAGATGTAGTCGTTTATCATTTTCCGGTTTGGTGGTTTCAGGTGCCTAACAGACTGAAATTTTATATAGATGAGGTATTTACTGCCGGACATAAAAATGGAATCTATGAAAGTGACGGACGCTCCCGTACCAACCCGAAAATTAATTATGGAACCGGAGGTTTAATGCATGGAAAAAAATACTTTGTAACTTCCAGTTGGAATGCACCAGATACAGCATTTACTATGGAGGGTGAATTCTTTCAGCAGAAGTCTGTAGATGAAGGTGTTTTGTTTGGATTCCACAGAATGAATGCTTTTACCGGAATGACACATCTTGGAAGTTTCCACTTCCATGACATGGAAAAGAATGCAACTGCAGAAAGGGTAAATCAGTATGAAACCGAATACAAAGAATATATACAGAGCATTTTTGCAAAGGAGAAGTATATTCTTCAGAACTAA
- the murI gene encoding glutamate racemase, translated as MKTLNKLNIQGLSPNQPIGVFDSGVGGLTVAKEIKRLLPNEDLIYFGDTKHLPYGEKSKEAIVEYSTKITNFLLEQNCKAIVIACNTATANALKEVLELVAGKVPVIDVINPVAEKVAYEIHTNVGVIATKATVNSGLYRKSIRKHNKFIKVDELATPLLVPAIEEGFKNHPITHAIIYNYLSNNKLKNIETLILGCTHYPLLIDEIKQYYGNRVRVIDSPNIVANQLKIILDKYHLLNEQSHTPSYHFYLSDITKNFEKISRKFFGNKISLELKVL; from the coding sequence ATGAAAACTTTGAATAAATTAAATATACAGGGACTTTCTCCAAATCAACCAATCGGCGTATTCGATTCCGGGGTTGGCGGGCTTACAGTGGCTAAAGAAATTAAAAGATTACTTCCTAATGAAGACCTGATTTATTTCGGAGACACTAAACATCTTCCTTATGGTGAAAAATCGAAGGAAGCTATTGTAGAATATTCTACAAAGATTACCAACTTTTTGCTGGAACAAAATTGTAAGGCTATTGTTATAGCTTGTAATACAGCAACAGCTAATGCTTTGAAAGAGGTATTGGAATTAGTGGCGGGCAAAGTTCCGGTAATAGATGTGATTAATCCTGTAGCAGAGAAAGTAGCATATGAAATCCATACCAATGTAGGAGTCATTGCTACAAAAGCTACTGTTAATTCCGGGCTTTACCGGAAGAGTATCAGGAAGCATAATAAATTTATCAAAGTAGACGAACTGGCTACTCCATTATTGGTTCCGGCAATAGAAGAGGGTTTTAAAAATCATCCTATTACACATGCTATTATTTATAATTATTTGAGTAATAATAAGCTGAAAAATATAGAGACGCTTATACTGGGATGTACCCATTACCCTTTGTTGATAGATGAAATCAAACAATATTATGGTAACAGGGTAAGGGTTATAGACTCTCCGAATATTGTGGCTAATCAGTTGAAAATAATTCTGGATAAGTATCATTTACTTAACGAGCAGAGCCATACACCTTCTTATCATTTTTACCTGTCTGACATCACTAAGAATTTTGAAAAGATTTCGAGAAAGTTTTTTGGAAATAAGATAAGCCTTGAGTTAAAGGTACTATAG
- a CDS encoding alpha-L-fucosidase — protein MKKIVHVALLMSAPFFLAQELKPYGAVPSERQLRWHEMETYALIHFTPTTFQNKEWGFGDASPEIFNPTSFDADQIAKAAASAGLKGLIAVAKHHDGFCLWPTKTTSYSIASSPWKGGKGDMVKDFMLASKNAHLKFGVYLSAWDRNDVRYGTPAYADAYRVQLTELMTNYGPLFTSWHDGANGGDGYYGGRNEKRTIDRTTYYQWTEKTWPIVRKLQPGAVIFSDIGPDMRWVGNEHGYAAETSWATFTPIGLDGKKPVPGAAVYTNSGTGDRNGKNWIPAECDVPLRPGWFYHKDQDAKVKTPDQLFDIYIKSVGRGADMNLGLSPMPSGILHDNDVKSLQAFGVKIAETFKTNFAERASIKASDVRGKKIKKFGPQYIVDKDRYSYWATNDEVTNAQLDIKLPKQSTFDIIRLRENIKLGQRIDSVKVEGLVDGKWQVLGKATSIGANRLIKLDKPVTTTDLRVNIYAPVAITLSDFGLYKEYNEAFAFDHTTEAKKIKIPTGMARIDQVILNENSNTFVAIPKNESLIFNTEGRNITGLGYLPRQDGKTEGIITKYAVYTSDGNSRWKLLKEGEFSNIKANPVWTRINFDKPVVSRFIKLVPKELTDGGQYTVAGVEFYEE, from the coding sequence ATGAAAAAAATAGTACATGTGGCTCTTTTGATGAGTGCACCTTTTTTCCTTGCTCAGGAGCTGAAGCCTTACGGAGCTGTTCCTTCGGAAAGACAGCTGAGATGGCACGAAATGGAAACTTATGCATTAATACATTTTACGCCTACAACTTTTCAGAATAAAGAATGGGGGTTCGGAGATGCCTCACCGGAAATTTTTAATCCCACTTCATTTGATGCGGATCAGATTGCAAAAGCTGCGGCATCTGCCGGATTAAAAGGACTGATAGCAGTTGCAAAACACCATGATGGTTTTTGTCTCTGGCCTACCAAAACAACATCTTATAGTATAGCCTCTTCACCCTGGAAGGGAGGAAAAGGAGATATGGTAAAAGACTTTATGTTGGCTTCAAAAAATGCACATCTGAAATTTGGTGTTTATTTATCGGCATGGGACAGAAATGATGTGAGATATGGAACTCCGGCTTATGCAGATGCTTACAGGGTGCAACTAACAGAACTTATGACTAATTACGGACCATTGTTTACTTCATGGCATGATGGTGCTAATGGGGGAGACGGCTACTATGGAGGGCGTAATGAAAAGAGGACTATAGACCGTACAACCTATTATCAGTGGACAGAGAAAACATGGCCTATAGTAAGAAAGCTGCAGCCGGGTGCTGTAATATTTTCGGATATAGGACCCGATATGAGATGGGTAGGGAATGAACATGGATATGCAGCAGAAACATCATGGGCTACATTTACACCCATAGGATTAGACGGAAAGAAACCTGTGCCGGGAGCGGCGGTTTATACCAATTCAGGAACCGGAGACCGTAATGGTAAAAATTGGATTCCTGCAGAGTGCGACGTGCCTTTACGACCAGGATGGTTTTATCATAAAGATCAGGACGCTAAAGTAAAAACTCCGGACCAGTTGTTTGATATCTATATAAAGTCTGTTGGAAGAGGAGCTGATATGAATTTAGGGTTATCGCCTATGCCTTCGGGAATCCTTCATGATAATGATGTGAAATCTCTACAGGCCTTTGGGGTAAAAATAGCAGAAACTTTTAAAACTAATTTTGCTGAACGGGCAAGTATTAAAGCATCTGATGTAAGAGGTAAGAAAATTAAGAAGTTTGGACCGCAGTATATTGTGGATAAGGACCGCTATAGCTACTGGGCAACAAATGATGAAGTAACAAATGCGCAATTGGATATTAAACTACCGAAACAATCAACATTTGATATTATTCGTTTAAGAGAAAATATTAAGCTTGGGCAACGTATAGACAGTGTAAAGGTTGAAGGACTGGTTGATGGAAAGTGGCAAGTATTAGGAAAAGCAACGAGTATAGGAGCAAACCGGCTGATTAAACTGGATAAGCCTGTTACAACTACGGATTTAAGGGTCAATATTTATGCACCTGTAGCAATTACACTAAGTGATTTCGGATTGTATAAAGAATACAACGAGGCATTTGCATTTGACCATACTACAGAGGCTAAAAAGATAAAAATTCCAACCGGGATGGCGAGAATAGATCAGGTTATTCTGAATGAAAATTCCAATACATTTGTGGCAATTCCAAAGAATGAGTCCTTGATTTTTAATACTGAAGGAAGGAATATAACAGGCTTAGGTTACCTACCCAGACAGGATGGTAAGACTGAAGGTATAATTACAAAATATGCTGTTTATACCAGTGATGGTAATTCTCGTTGGAAGCTGCTTAAAGAAGGAGAGTTCTCTAATATAAAAGCCAATCCTGTATGGACAAGAATAAATTTTGATAAGCCTGTGGTTTCCAGGTTTATAAAGCTTGTGCCGAAAGAGCTTACAGATGGTGGGCAATATACGGTGGCCGGAGTTGAATTTTATGAAGAATAA
- the hemW gene encoding radical SAM family heme chaperone HemW has translation MLYFHIPFCKQKCSYCNFHFSTSLNMKDDMMEAIHKEIDSRSHELSDKHIKTLYLGGGTPSLLSVDEIKALLDKSAQYYDFDSEIEITLEANPDDLNAPFLKELSKSGVNRLSIGTQSFFEDDLKLMNRAHTSGEAEDSIKRAQDFGLENISIDLIYGSSSMSIWKENLRKAIALQIPHISSYALTVEPKTALAKWIKDKVVKAPNEEVQNEEFYYMSEFLKEQGFIHYEISNFAKEGFYSRHNSAYWKGQPYLGFGPSAHSFNGGNVRSWNIANNALYIKGLAENKRNFEEELLSPKDQLNELVMIGLRTIWGVDIAKIESTFSNDLLEEFYHLLKFKKDEGLVIEDAGHLKIPEEHWFLADGIASDLFLV, from the coding sequence ATGCTTTATTTCCATATTCCTTTCTGTAAACAAAAATGCAGTTATTGTAACTTTCATTTTTCAACTTCATTAAATATGAAGGATGATATGATGGAAGCTATACATAAGGAAATAGATTCCAGGAGCCATGAACTGTCTGATAAGCATATCAAAACACTTTATCTTGGTGGTGGAACACCATCGCTACTTTCTGTTGATGAAATAAAAGCGCTATTGGATAAAAGTGCACAGTATTATGATTTCGATTCTGAAATAGAAATTACGTTAGAGGCTAATCCTGATGATCTGAATGCTCCGTTTCTTAAAGAACTTTCTAAAAGTGGTGTAAACAGGCTAAGTATCGGAACACAATCTTTCTTTGAAGATGATCTTAAGCTTATGAATCGAGCACATACTTCCGGAGAAGCAGAAGATTCTATTAAAAGAGCACAGGATTTTGGATTAGAAAATATTAGTATTGATCTTATTTATGGTTCGTCGTCCATGTCAATATGGAAAGAAAACCTCCGGAAAGCAATAGCATTGCAGATACCCCATATTTCGTCCTATGCTCTCACTGTTGAGCCCAAGACAGCTCTTGCAAAATGGATAAAAGATAAAGTAGTGAAAGCCCCGAATGAAGAAGTTCAGAATGAAGAGTTTTATTACATGTCGGAGTTTTTAAAAGAACAGGGATTCATTCATTACGAAATATCAAATTTTGCGAAAGAAGGTTTTTATTCCAGACATAATTCTGCATATTGGAAAGGGCAGCCTTATTTAGGGTTTGGACCTTCTGCACATTCTTTTAACGGAGGTAATGTGCGTTCGTGGAATATCGCTAATAATGCTTTGTATATAAAAGGTCTTGCTGAAAATAAAAGGAATTTTGAAGAAGAATTATTATCCCCGAAAGATCAGTTAAATGAACTGGTTATGATAGGGCTCCGTACTATTTGGGGAGTAGATATAGCTAAAATAGAATCAACTTTTAGTAATGATCTCCTTGAGGAGTTTTACCATCTTCTGAAATTTAAAAAAGATGAAGGGTTGGTTATAGAAGATGCTGGTCATCTTAAAATTCCCGAAGAACATTGGTTTTTAGCTGATGGTATAGCTTCTGATTTATTCTTGGTATAA
- a CDS encoding RluA family pseudouridine synthase has protein sequence MTEEENEDLFDDVNDIEISDETGGLYEHLNLVVDKKQEPLRIDKYLLLFRQNSTRNKISQTCRAGNVVVNGKPVKQNYRVKPGDEISVLLAHPPRENVIIPENIPVNIIYEDDDLVVVDKEPGMVVHPGFGNWSGTLVNALAYHFEQNGDKSDLDRVGLVHRIDKDTSGLLVIAKNEYALSFLAKQFFDRTTKRLYWAFVWGNVEEDEGTIRGHIGRHLKNRMQMAVYEDGSHGKHAVTHYKVLERFRYMTWVQCKLETGRTHQIRAHFKHVGHTLFNDERYEGHTILRGINLPKYKQFVQNIFDVLPRHALHAHTLGFIHPTTKKEMFFESPMPEDMSTAVDKWRNYLSNNG, from the coding sequence ATGACAGAGGAAGAAAATGAAGATCTTTTTGATGATGTTAATGATATAGAGATATCAGATGAAACCGGAGGTCTTTACGAACATCTTAATTTAGTTGTCGATAAAAAGCAGGAACCCCTGCGTATAGATAAATATCTGCTGTTATTCAGACAGAATTCTACAAGAAATAAAATTTCGCAAACCTGTCGTGCCGGCAATGTAGTGGTTAACGGTAAACCTGTTAAACAAAACTACAGAGTAAAACCAGGTGATGAAATAAGCGTTCTTTTGGCGCACCCGCCGAGAGAGAACGTTATTATTCCAGAAAATATTCCGGTTAATATCATTTATGAAGATGATGATCTTGTTGTCGTAGATAAAGAACCAGGAATGGTAGTGCACCCTGGCTTTGGAAACTGGAGCGGAACTCTTGTTAATGCATTGGCATATCACTTTGAACAAAATGGAGATAAATCGGATTTAGACCGTGTAGGTCTTGTCCATCGTATAGACAAAGATACTTCCGGACTATTAGTTATTGCAAAGAATGAATATGCATTAAGCTTTCTGGCAAAACAATTTTTTGACAGAACAACTAAACGATTGTATTGGGCTTTTGTATGGGGCAATGTAGAAGAAGATGAAGGGACCATCAGAGGACATATCGGGAGACATCTTAAAAATCGTATGCAAATGGCGGTTTATGAAGATGGTAGTCATGGGAAGCATGCTGTAACGCACTATAAGGTATTGGAAAGATTCCGTTATATGACCTGGGTACAGTGTAAGCTGGAAACAGGAAGAACGCATCAGATCAGAGCTCATTTTAAGCATGTCGGACATACATTGTTTAATGATGAACGCTACGAAGGGCATACTATACTGAGAGGTATAAATCTTCCGAAATACAAACAGTTTGTTCAGAATATTTTCGATGTTTTACCTCGTCATGCATTACATGCTCATACATTAGGCTTTATACATCCGACGACTAAAAAAGAAATGTTCTTCGAAAGTCCTATGCCGGAGGATATGAGTACGGCAGTAGATAAATGGCGAAATTATCTGTCCAATAACGGATAG
- a CDS encoding PASTA domain-containing protein — MLKSLFNWKVLLNILLAIVVFVGLVWLTFRWLDFHTNHGKEIEVPNVINMSAQKAIEVLDNAGVAYQLDSLKFDPKFKPSQVLKVDPLPGSRVKDGRPIKVYINPKTWAKVAIPEVIDTYKYRAFDKLSLVGLKVGDTLYEPSIAKDAVIRLMYNGAQVKPGDLVPRFSVIDVVVGQGPKRNVPVPNIVGRTLQEAKEIIKQNYFENGLFYDEYDQSVSDPSMIVFYQNPAAGSISDQGVQVDLWASKKTPAEMHAKISELDNIYRHNLIPQVDPGETNFDDFDTPPPPRPVKPKPVEKPKTDAPKTVVPEKKEATDKKTVTKTEQKPKSEEHKPADKPKEKKKVIIE; from the coding sequence ATGCTAAAATCACTTTTCAATTGGAAAGTATTACTTAATATCCTTTTAGCCATCGTTGTTTTCGTTGGTTTAGTCTGGTTAACCTTTCGTTGGTTAGATTTCCATACCAACCACGGAAAAGAAATTGAAGTGCCTAATGTTATCAACATGTCAGCACAAAAGGCCATCGAAGTATTAGATAATGCAGGAGTGGCTTACCAGTTAGACAGTCTTAAATTCGATCCTAAATTTAAACCATCTCAGGTATTAAAAGTTGATCCACTGCCAGGTTCACGTGTAAAAGACGGAAGACCGATTAAAGTATATATCAATCCTAAAACCTGGGCTAAAGTTGCAATTCCTGAAGTTATAGATACTTATAAATACAGAGCTTTTGACAAACTTTCTTTAGTAGGATTAAAAGTGGGTGATACGTTATATGAACCAAGTATTGCTAAAGATGCTGTAATCCGTTTAATGTATAACGGAGCACAGGTAAAGCCAGGTGATTTGGTGCCACGTTTCTCTGTAATCGATGTTGTAGTAGGACAAGGTCCAAAAAGAAATGTACCAGTGCCTAATATTGTAGGAAGAACATTGCAGGAGGCTAAAGAAATCATTAAACAAAATTATTTTGAGAATGGTCTATTTTATGATGAATATGACCAGTCTGTATCCGATCCTTCAATGATTGTTTTTTATCAGAATCCGGCAGCCGGCAGTATTTCCGATCAGGGAGTACAGGTAGACTTGTGGGCGAGTAAGAAAACACCAGCAGAAATGCATGCTAAGATTAGTGAATTGGATAATATCTATCGTCATAATCTTATTCCGCAAGTAGACCCGGGAGAAACTAATTTCGATGATTTTGATACTCCGCCGCCGCCACGTCCGGTAAAACCAAAGCCTGTAGAGAAACCAAAAACGGATGCTCCTAAGACAGTAGTGCCTGAGAAAAAAGAAGCAACGGATAAAAAAACGGTTACAAAAACAGAACAAAAACCTAAATCTGAAGAGCATAAGCCTGCTGATAAGCCAAAAGAAAAGAAAAAGGTAATTATTGAATAA